The Methanoplanus sp. FWC-SCC4 genome has a window encoding:
- a CDS encoding methanogenesis marker 14 protein, giving the protein MCAFFTFRKKLPQIVESPPPPVMGQGAGMLVPEYKNKPYFIVASVEMGNTTTKCILTGTNLETGRTYIINKTVSMSRDVRPPKPGEEIFGETLVGTSITRESVTELVKDTLIKCHKEANLSIIDDLDFVVRSTGVVAAMDSPDQVGDFVIALANGCLAAGVPPKKMTPPMGIDNLPPKLREFSFADRLTFCGTVAGVSPPIGSSGVEMVANEMEGELAMAGIKEGAKWTEVDFRNPCISIDFGTTLDGRITSDVGHDCEWPFAKTIGNFCGLAGAIPDALVRGTGQVKDKTGTALDLFGDKSIKSNLSRKKTKVSKEYEDQIHELIDIRIVPPDRDRFGRVPVCADLAIQSGIAMIGCDCGVNFDGADNLKAIGAEIYNKYGTGTLNEVIDHVCARMALRLIDVAIENKLVPPNSSLGFTGRAAISGRKPEIIMEGITERGIYDDPYKHVLFVDDGLARGAALMGRCMNSMGKPKDPIGGVRNGPCIMNRRIKIGK; this is encoded by the coding sequence ATGTGTGCTTTTTTCACCTTCAGGAAGAAACTTCCTCAAATCGTTGAAAGCCCTCCGCCTCCTGTGATGGGGCAGGGTGCAGGGATGCTTGTTCCTGAATATAAGAATAAACCCTATTTCATAGTAGCTTCTGTTGAGATGGGAAACACAACCACCAAATGCATTCTGACCGGTACTAACCTTGAAACAGGACGGACTTATATCATAAACAAAACTGTCAGTATGAGTCGTGATGTTCGCCCTCCAAAGCCCGGTGAGGAGATTTTTGGAGAAACTCTTGTGGGAACATCTATTACAAGAGAATCCGTAACAGAGCTTGTAAAAGACACTTTAATCAAATGTCACAAAGAAGCAAATCTTTCAATAATAGACGATCTTGATTTTGTAGTCAGAAGCACAGGTGTTGTTGCTGCAATGGACTCTCCTGATCAGGTCGGTGATTTTGTAATTGCCCTTGCAAACGGATGTCTTGCAGCCGGAGTGCCTCCAAAGAAGATGACTCCGCCGATGGGTATAGACAATCTTCCTCCAAAGCTTAGAGAATTCAGTTTTGCAGACAGGCTTACATTCTGTGGCACTGTTGCAGGAGTTTCGCCTCCTATCGGATCATCCGGTGTCGAGATGGTTGCAAATGAGATGGAAGGAGAACTTGCTATGGCCGGCATTAAAGAGGGTGCAAAATGGACAGAAGTTGATTTTAGAAACCCCTGTATTTCAATAGATTTCGGAACAACTCTTGACGGCCGTATTACAAGTGATGTTGGGCATGACTGTGAATGGCCGTTTGCAAAAACAATTGGAAACTTCTGCGGACTTGCAGGTGCGATTCCGGATGCACTTGTCAGAGGTACAGGTCAGGTAAAGGACAAAACAGGCACTGCCCTTGATCTCTTTGGCGATAAAAGTATCAAAAGCAATCTTTCCAGAAAGAAGACAAAAGTATCAAAAGAATATGAAGATCAGATTCATGAACTTATTGATATAAGAATTGTCCCGCCGGATCGTGATCGTTTTGGTCGTGTTCCTGTTTGTGCGGATCTTGCAATTCAGTCGGGAATTGCAATGATAGGATGTGACTGCGGAGTTAACTTTGATGGTGCAGACAATTTAAAAGCAATTGGAGCAGAAATATATAACAAATACGGCACGGGAACTCTTAATGAGGTCATAGATCATGTCTGTGCCAGAATGGCACTAAGACTGATCGATGTTGCAATTGAGAACAAACTTGTACCGCCGAATTCATCTCTGGGATTCACAGGCCGTGCGGCAATATCCGGACGCAAACCTGAGATTATCATGGAGGGCATCACAGAAAGGGGAATTTATGATGATCCATACAAGCATGTGCTGTTTGTTGATGACGGACTTGCACGTGGTGCTGCCCTGATGGGAAGATGTATGAATTCCATGGGTAAACCAAAAGATCCAATCGGTGGCGTGAGAAACGGTCCGTGTATAATGAACAGACGTATTAAAATTGGAAAATAA